The following coding sequences lie in one Alloacidobacterium dinghuense genomic window:
- a CDS encoding RHS repeat-associated core domain-containing protein gives MHADRSGNQIVTFCSLPFGDQVQNCVISPTNTGPSDPTLFTGKERDSESGNDYFGARYFASSMGRMLSPDPVGGSLANPQTLNKYAYVLNNPLRYTDPTGLYACADDAAGAKEHCTSDADKRFEASRQHDLQSKNAAVRAAAGAYGDPGNEVVDARGDKVTVAFSSDVASNGEGGVTHSVLDANGNTPISNSTVTFNPNDKGTALDADVGHEGSHVEDAQTMAANITFTTTSLHLGQDISQYTSEQRAYAITDSIYRSANESYNGCGNANCALGAGSSPIGIPGRVDAILLANPGIYKSAINGKPLTPTNQGANVLGIVVPH, from the coding sequence ATGCACGCGGATCGCTCGGGCAACCAGATTGTCACCTTCTGCAGTCTTCCTTTCGGAGATCAGGTGCAAAATTGTGTGATTTCCCCAACGAATACGGGCCCTTCCGATCCCACGCTCTTTACCGGCAAAGAACGAGACTCCGAATCCGGCAATGACTACTTCGGGGCCAGGTATTTTGCATCTTCAATGGGGAGAATGCTGTCGCCTGATCCCGTGGGCGGGAGCCTTGCCAATCCGCAGACGTTGAACAAATACGCCTATGTGCTAAACAACCCGCTGCGGTACACCGATCCAACCGGCTTGTATGCGTGCGCAGATGACGCGGCGGGTGCAAAGGAGCATTGCACGTCGGATGCTGACAAACGGTTTGAAGCATCGCGGCAGCATGACTTGCAATCGAAGAATGCTGCGGTTCGCGCAGCAGCGGGAGCTTATGGAGACCCCGGCAATGAAGTTGTAGACGCACGCGGCGACAAGGTCACAGTGGCTTTTTCTAGCGATGTTGCTAGTAATGGCGAGGGTGGGGTTACACATTCCGTGCTCGATGCCAATGGCAATACGCCGATATCGAATTCAACCGTCACGTTTAATCCAAACGACAAAGGAACAGCCTTGGATGCAGACGTCGGTCATGAAGGAAGCCACGTCGAGGACGCTCAAACTATGGCGGCCAACATCACATTTACAACCACGAGCCTCCACCTGGGGCAGGACATCAGCCAGTACACATCGGAGCAGCGAGCATACGCCATAACGGACTCCATCTACAGGTCCGCCAATGAGTCTTACAACGGCTGCGGCAATGCCAACTGCGCACTCGGAGCCGGGTCAAGCCCGATTGGGATACCAGGGCGAGTCGATGCGATATTACTCGCAAACCCGGGAATATATAAATCAGCGATTAACGGGAAACCGTTGACTCCAACCAATCAAGGCGCAAACGTGCTGGGTATCGTGGTTCCACACTGA
- a CDS encoding energy transducer TonB: MKAQRKIVWLLPLLLGVNIQVSAAAPTPDKVPLCDLQRTAKQGEQRSVQVGGIYITGFEGSVLTDAACPDQSTWVELDLKSTANKEQLRSMLDTAGKADVVFEGEFYGPGMPSPNLPEGVRKSYQPGWGHLGAFKTKLVVQAIQSVKPVPADHPGSADLSGQLPILQEAALPVYPPIGRAARITGKVVVEFTVSNGKVTATEVKSGPRLLAGGTVANLQTWQFASDVNGKFTVTYTYVMSDEETDSPTNPTVEMLPSLDVKITAHPVKPIPMYSAQGVPATDTSLHEAGHVQAAVQP; this comes from the coding sequence ATGAAGGCGCAAAGAAAAATCGTTTGGTTGTTACCGTTGCTGCTTGGTGTGAACATCCAGGTCAGTGCCGCAGCACCGACGCCCGACAAAGTGCCTCTCTGCGACTTGCAGCGAACAGCTAAGCAAGGAGAGCAGCGGTCAGTTCAAGTTGGGGGGATTTACATCACCGGGTTCGAAGGGAGTGTTCTTACCGACGCTGCCTGTCCGGATCAAAGCACCTGGGTTGAACTCGACCTTAAATCGACCGCAAACAAAGAGCAGCTACGATCCATGCTGGATACAGCGGGCAAGGCGGATGTAGTGTTCGAGGGGGAGTTCTACGGACCGGGAATGCCTTCCCCCAACTTGCCGGAAGGTGTCAGAAAGTCGTATCAGCCTGGCTGGGGTCATCTCGGGGCGTTCAAAACCAAGTTGGTTGTTCAAGCGATCCAGAGTGTCAAGCCTGTGCCCGCAGATCATCCGGGGAGCGCGGACTTGAGCGGCCAGCTCCCGATCCTCCAGGAAGCGGCTCTGCCGGTCTACCCACCTATCGGGCGGGCGGCGCGCATCACCGGCAAGGTGGTTGTGGAGTTCACAGTCAGCAACGGGAAGGTGACGGCTACGGAGGTGAAATCCGGTCCTCGCCTTCTGGCCGGTGGCACGGTCGCCAATCTGCAAACGTGGCAGTTCGCATCCGACGTGAACGGCAAGTTCACAGTGACGTATACCTACGTCATGTCCGATGAGGAGACGGACAGCCCAACCAACCCCACGGTTGAAATGCTGCCGTCGCTGGATGTGAAGATCACGGCGCACCCGGTCAAGCCGATCCCCATGTACAGCGCCCAGGGCGTTCCTGCCACGGACACGTCGTTGCACGAAGCGGGCCATGTGCAGGCCGCTGTCCAGCCATAG
- a CDS encoding carboxypeptidase regulatory-like domain-containing protein, giving the protein MPIADVAITASDGVKTVTTRSEASGYFKVVFQKEPLSEKPVIVSFRHPYYEPLNLTVQTGRLKTPTELYVAAMTPIPAKDLAASKRPETVVSNIRVRYTINSRSETNIGSAVKTFQVVNKGNVPCNQQFLCSPDGKWKASAASASLDAGADNTFGNVRASCIAGPCPFTRIDSSGFVHGGRNIRVTALNWSDTATFLLEAEVFHNAIVSNVRELYPVIFGQTLNFTLPPTQEGVSLEAEIDGSPVVFPLSPDFNLSWASCSVRTDNEKEKTTVYRCELKPGYRF; this is encoded by the coding sequence TTGCCGATCGCAGACGTTGCGATCACAGCATCGGACGGCGTGAAGACTGTCACGACTCGTTCCGAAGCTTCCGGATATTTCAAGGTTGTCTTTCAAAAGGAACCCTTGTCAGAAAAACCTGTGATTGTCAGTTTCCGACATCCATATTACGAACCGCTCAACTTGACGGTTCAAACGGGAAGATTGAAGACCCCGACAGAGCTATATGTTGCGGCAATGACTCCGATTCCTGCGAAGGACCTGGCTGCATCGAAGCGCCCGGAAACTGTAGTATCCAATATCAGGGTGAGATACACGATCAACTCCCGGAGCGAGACGAATATAGGGAGCGCAGTCAAAACCTTTCAGGTCGTCAATAAGGGGAATGTGCCCTGCAATCAACAGTTCCTATGTTCACCGGATGGAAAATGGAAGGCATCCGCTGCATCTGCGTCGTTGGATGCCGGAGCGGACAACACGTTCGGCAATGTTAGAGCCTCTTGCATTGCAGGGCCGTGCCCGTTTACACGGATCGACTCAAGCGGATTTGTTCATGGAGGGCGCAACATCCGAGTCACTGCCCTGAACTGGTCGGATACCGCGACCTTCCTGCTGGAGGCCGAGGTCTTTCATAACGCAATCGTTTCCAATGTCCGCGAGTTATATCCTGTCATTTTTGGTCAGACGCTCAACTTTACACTGCCCCCAACCCAGGAAGGCGTGAGTCTTGAGGCGGAGATCGATGGCTCTCCTGTCGTGTTTCCGCTGAGTCCGGACTTTAATTTGAGCTGGGCCAGCTGTTCTGTCCGGACTGATAACGAAAAAGAGAAGACCACGGTCTACCGTTGTGAACTTAAACCCGGATATCGTTTCTGA
- a CDS encoding glucoamylase family protein: MSIDESAGEIDGRNETQIREITDRRENRGSRRQLLRQMAGVSLGLPLAQWKGFPVLAQAPVQQRAGSERTERTPVPLATTVSPEDDQFLDELERSNFLFFWEQTNPQTGLIKDRCNVRTADTTVAASIASTGFGLTAICIAEKRGFISRQDARLRVITTLEFLWKKLPTHRGFFYHFANMNTGERIWDSEVSSIDTSILLCGILTCRQHFRDRDIIELAHAIFDRVDWTWLSEDITLLPMGWTPEFGFLASKWDYYSELMMIYLLGMGSSSHPLRPEAWLAWKRTTFEYEGLRYIGSFAPLFVHQYSQAWFDFRHMRDKYADYFQNSAIATEVHRRFCVGLNNNFPDYSDDLWGITASDSENGYVVWGGPPATGPIDGTVVPAACGGSLPFLTDATMRVLKNIKTHYPQAWCRYGFVDAFNPLKKWYDNDVVGIDTGITMLMAENVRTSFVWETFMKNPEAQRGMANAGFKSYSPTAA; the protein is encoded by the coding sequence ATGAGCATAGATGAAAGTGCAGGTGAAATCGATGGAAGAAACGAGACGCAAATTCGCGAAATAACCGATAGGCGCGAGAATCGCGGTTCCAGGCGTCAGCTGCTGCGCCAAATGGCGGGTGTCTCCCTCGGTTTGCCGCTCGCCCAATGGAAGGGCTTTCCTGTGTTGGCGCAGGCACCCGTGCAACAGCGGGCTGGGAGTGAGCGTACGGAACGAACACCCGTCCCTCTGGCGACCACGGTGTCGCCTGAAGATGATCAGTTTCTGGACGAACTTGAACGAAGCAATTTCCTCTTTTTCTGGGAGCAAACTAATCCGCAGACGGGATTGATTAAGGACCGTTGCAACGTTCGTACAGCGGACACCACTGTGGCTGCAAGCATCGCGTCAACGGGCTTTGGCCTGACAGCAATCTGTATCGCAGAAAAACGCGGCTTCATATCCCGCCAGGACGCACGTCTGCGCGTCATCACGACACTTGAATTTCTTTGGAAGAAGCTGCCGACGCATCGCGGATTTTTCTATCACTTTGCCAACATGAATACCGGCGAAAGAATATGGGATTCCGAAGTCTCCTCCATTGATACTTCAATTTTGCTCTGCGGTATTCTTACCTGCCGCCAGCACTTTCGGGATCGCGACATTATCGAGCTTGCCCATGCAATTTTTGACCGCGTGGATTGGACCTGGCTATCAGAAGACATCACACTTCTGCCGATGGGATGGACGCCTGAGTTCGGGTTTCTCGCTTCCAAGTGGGACTACTACAGCGAATTGATGATGATCTATCTGCTCGGAATGGGCTCTTCTTCTCATCCCCTGCGGCCTGAGGCTTGGTTGGCATGGAAAAGAACGACCTTTGAATACGAGGGGCTTCGCTATATTGGCTCATTTGCACCGCTGTTTGTGCACCAATACTCCCAGGCTTGGTTCGACTTCCGCCACATGCGCGACAAGTACGCGGATTACTTTCAGAACTCAGCCATTGCCACCGAAGTTCACCGTCGCTTCTGCGTGGGTCTTAATAATAACTTTCCCGATTACAGTGACGATCTGTGGGGCATCACTGCCTCCGACTCTGAAAACGGTTATGTGGTCTGGGGCGGCCCACCGGCTACAGGCCCTATCGATGGGACGGTGGTCCCGGCAGCTTGTGGAGGGTCATTGCCTTTTCTAACGGACGCCACCATGCGCGTCTTGAAGAATATCAAAACTCATTATCCGCAAGCCTGGTGCCGCTATGGGTTTGTCGATGCGTTCAATCCGTTGAAAAAATGGTACGACAATGACGTCGTCGGGATTGACACCGGTATCACCATGCTCATGGCGGAAAATGTACGCACCTCCTTCGTATGGGAGACCTTCATGAAAAACCCGGAGGCGCAACGCGGAATGGCCAATGCCGGTTTTAAGAGTTACAGTCCAACTGCTGCTTGA
- a CDS encoding class I SAM-dependent methyltransferase has protein sequence MSTTQASAIDMGQLNCFIGQFVTDLGAAVHTGMVVIGEKLGLYKALAGKAMTSAQLATKTNTDERYLREWLASQAAGGYITYDAKSDKFSLNDVQALTLATEDSPAYLPGAFELALGSLAAVPRIAESFRTGAGMGWHEHADGVFHGCEKFFRPGYVANLVSAWIPALDGVKEKLEAGARVADVGCGKGASTLLMAKAFPKSQFFGFDYHDKSIEAARESAKREGVAGRMSFEVSSAKDFPGKDYDFVAVFDCLHDMGDPIGAAAHVRSSVARDGVWMIVEPFANDHLKDNLNPVGRVYYSFSTLLCTPCSRSQEVGLCLGAQAGEARIREVVTSAGFTRFRRAAETPFNLVYEVRP, from the coding sequence ATGAGTACAACACAGGCATCTGCGATCGATATGGGCCAACTCAATTGCTTTATCGGTCAGTTTGTAACTGATCTCGGGGCCGCAGTCCACACGGGCATGGTCGTAATTGGGGAGAAGTTAGGCCTTTACAAGGCCCTTGCCGGAAAAGCAATGACCTCGGCACAACTCGCCACGAAGACGAACACCGACGAGCGCTACCTGCGCGAATGGCTGGCTTCACAAGCTGCCGGAGGATATATCACCTATGATGCGAAGAGCGACAAGTTCAGTCTGAACGACGTACAGGCTCTCACACTTGCGACGGAAGACAGTCCCGCGTATCTGCCTGGAGCATTTGAACTGGCGTTAGGTTCGCTTGCCGCAGTCCCGAGAATCGCAGAATCGTTTCGCACGGGCGCGGGAATGGGTTGGCATGAGCATGCCGACGGCGTCTTCCATGGATGCGAGAAGTTCTTTCGCCCCGGTTACGTTGCCAATCTTGTGAGCGCCTGGATTCCTGCGCTGGATGGCGTGAAAGAGAAGCTGGAAGCTGGAGCGAGAGTTGCGGACGTCGGGTGCGGCAAAGGGGCTTCGACCTTGCTGATGGCGAAAGCGTTTCCGAAGTCGCAGTTCTTCGGATTTGATTATCACGACAAGTCGATTGAAGCGGCGCGCGAATCTGCGAAACGCGAGGGCGTTGCGGGTCGCATGAGCTTCGAAGTATCCAGCGCGAAAGATTTTCCCGGCAAGGACTACGATTTCGTCGCTGTGTTTGATTGCCTGCATGACATGGGCGATCCGATCGGGGCCGCAGCGCACGTTCGAAGCTCTGTGGCGCGCGATGGAGTATGGATGATTGTTGAGCCCTTTGCCAATGATCACTTGAAAGACAATCTGAATCCGGTGGGACGTGTCTATTACTCTTTCTCGACGCTGCTGTGCACGCCGTGCTCACGATCTCAGGAAGTTGGGTTGTGTCTGGGGGCGCAGGCCGGCGAGGCGCGCATTCGCGAGGTTGTGACGTCGGCTGGATTCACTCGCTTTCGGCGGGCAGCAGAAACACCATTCAACTTAGTCTACGAAGTCCGACCTTAA
- a CDS encoding DinB family protein, with protein MRTTTKDARASQAFSKINGAPASRRAAALADRIEECAELLAAFAEGLSEAEWRTPVPEGRKDGRSVGVIVHHVASVYPVEINLAQSVAAAKPVTDITWDVVAELNAEHTEEHEEISKAAALELLLWNSRAAASAVRGFTDEELDQAAPFSLNSDAPVTAQFVIEDHALRHSWHHLARIRKALRR; from the coding sequence ATGCGAACGACTACGAAAGACGCACGCGCGAGTCAGGCTTTCAGCAAGATCAACGGAGCGCCAGCAAGTCGTCGCGCCGCGGCATTGGCGGATCGCATTGAAGAGTGTGCTGAACTGCTCGCCGCGTTTGCCGAAGGACTTTCGGAGGCAGAGTGGCGCACCCCGGTGCCCGAGGGTCGGAAGGATGGGCGTTCCGTGGGCGTAATCGTGCATCACGTTGCCAGCGTCTACCCCGTCGAGATTAATCTGGCGCAAAGCGTCGCGGCCGCGAAGCCTGTTACGGATATTACCTGGGATGTGGTTGCTGAGTTGAACGCTGAGCACACCGAAGAACACGAAGAGATAAGCAAGGCTGCAGCGCTCGAACTCCTGTTGTGGAATAGCCGTGCCGCCGCCTCGGCGGTACGCGGGTTCACGGATGAAGAGTTAGACCAGGCCGCACCTTTTTCATTGAACTCGGACGCGCCGGTCACTGCGCAGTTCGTGATTGAGGATCACGCTCTTCGGCACAGCTGGCACCATCTTGCCCGCATTCGGAAGGCCTTGAGACGGTAA